The DNA segment ATCGCAGAACAGGAACACGACGCCAGTATTAAACTGGTCGCACGTATTATTGAAGAAGACTGCATTGGTTGCACTAAATGTATTCAAGCCTGCCCTGTTGACGCAATAGCTGGGGCGACACGTGCTATGCACACTGTGATTGTTGATTCCTGTACCGGGTGTAAGTTATGCGTAGCACCCTGTCCTACCGATTGTATCGTGATGGAACCAGTACAAGCTGCCTGGAAATGGCAGTTAGATTCTATCCCAGTCGTCAATATTAAGTAGGTTACATGATGTCATTAATCGAACAAATCAAAAATGGTAAACTGTGGCGCTATCTTGGTGGTGTACACCCGAAAGAAAACAAAACTCAGTCTACAAGTTTAGCGATCACCACTGCGAGTATTCCTAAACATCTTATTATTCCGGTTAAACAACATATAGGCCAAGGCGGTCAAGTCATTGTTGCATCAGGCGATCGTGTATTAAAGGGTCAGCCTCTAACGGCATCAGACTCATTTATGACAGTACCGGTCCACGCGCCGACATCCGGTACGATTGAACACATTGCCCAATACCCAAGCACCCATCCATCTGTGACACCAGCAATTGCTATTAAACTTGTATGCGATCAAGAAGATCAAGCAATACCACCACAACCCGCGTTAGATTATAAACAGTTATCAACATCTGAATTACAGCAACACATTAGCCAAGCGGGTGTGGCCGGAATGGGCGGTGCAGGTTTTCCTACTGCCGTTAAACTCAACGATAGACAGCCAATTGAATTTTTATTAATCAATGCCGCAGAATGTGAACCTTATATCACCTCTGATGATGTATTAATGCGTGAACGTGCTGACGATATCATTCAGGGTATTGAGATATTGCGTCACATGATCAAACCTACACTTTGTGTTATTGGTATTGAAGATAATAAACCCGATGCCGCACAAGCGTTAGAGACTGCGATCAAAACGCTTAACCTCAGTGATGACATTATTGTACGTAAGGTGCCGACAAAATACCCTAACGGCGGTGAAAAACAGTTAATTCAGATGTTAACAGGTAAAGAGATAAGTAAAGGTCAAATCCCTGCGCAATCTGGTATCGTGATGCAAAACGTGGGGACTGTCTATGCGGTTAAACAAGCAATTATAGATCGCCAACCACTATTAAGTCGTATCGTGACTTTAACCGGTAAAGCATTTCCGCAACCGCGTAATGTACAGGCGTTAATCGGAACACCTATCAGTGCCTTGTTAAGTGAATTCGAATGTGATGAAACTAAAGCGGCAGCAATAATTTATGGCGGTCCGATGATGGGCTTTACCTTGCCTCATACGCAGTTTTCATTAACTAAAACCGGTAATTGTATTTTAACGCCAGTCAAAGATGAAATCCCGCAAGTAAGAGAAGCGGATGCTTGTATTCGTTGTGGTGAATGTTCTGAAGTCTGCCCCGTCGATTTATTACCACAGCAATTACATTGGTATAGCCAAGCCAAGGATGTGAAAAAACTAAACGATTACAATTTGATGGACTGTATTGAATGCGGAGCCTGCAGTTATGTTTGTCCCAGTCAAATACCGCTGGTACATCAATACCGTATTGCCAAAGTTGAAGTTCGTGCAAATGATGCCGAACTTGCCGCTGCTGCGATCGCTAAAGAACGTTTTGAAAAACGTAATGAACGCTTAGCATTAGAAAAAGCGCAACGTGAACAGCGTCAAAAAGAAGCAGCAGAAAAACGCCGTGCCGCAGCAACAGCAACAACGGGTGAAGATCCCGTGAAAGCGGCAATGGATCGAATCAAAAAATCGAAAGCTGCTGAACAAACGCCAGCTAATGGTCAAGTAAGCAAAGGTTCAGCGGTTGCTGACGCTATTGCTCGCGCGAAAGCCAAGAAAGCGGCTGCCGCATCTACTGATACTGCGGTTCCAGATACTCCTTTGCCAAATAATGCCGCGGTCATTGCTGAACGTAAAGCGAGAAAAGCAGCGGCAAAAGCCAAACGCGAAGCCGAAGGTTCAGAACCAGTACCAACAGCAACGAGTCCCGCTATCGAAGCGAAAAAAGCCGCGGTGGCCGAGGCTATTGCTCGTGCTAAAGCCAAAAAAGCGGCTGCTCAGTCACCTCAAAGTGAAACAACGGAAACTGCAACTGACACATCTGCGCCTGCTATCGATGCTAAGAAAGCCGCCGTTGCTGCTGCAATCGCTCGCGCTAAAGCCAAAAAGGCTGCAGCACAGTCACCTCAAAGTGAAGCAACGGAAACTGCAACTGATACACCAGCACCTGCTATCGATGTCAAGAAAGCCGCCGTTGCTGCTGCAATCGCTCGTGCTAAAGCCAAAAAGGCTGCAGTTAAAGAAACACAATCTACGCAAGAGAAAACAACTGAAGTAGCAGACTCAGCGGCCCCTGCCGTCGATAACAAAAAAGCAGCTATTGCCGCGGCGATAGCAAAAGCGAAAGCAAAAAAACTAGCCCAACTTGGTGACAAATAACATGGCATTTAGATTAGCAAGCTCTCCCCATAATCACAGTGGTAGTAGCACCAGTAACCTGATGCGTACCGTTATTTTAGCGACAATCCCAGGCATTGCCGCACAATGGTATTTTTTTGGTGCCGGTAACCTTATCCATATTGTTTTAGCTTGCCTAGCTGCAATTATTACTGAAGCGGTATTTCTTAAGATACGTAAACAACCCATACTCAATCGTGTGCAAGATAACAGCGCCTTATTAACAGGCTTGTTGATCGGTATTTCAATACCCGGCTTTGCCCCTTGGTGGATCAGTGTCATGGGTGCCGTATTTGCGATTGGTATTGCAAAGCAGCTTTATGGAGGCTTAGGTCAAAACATCTTTAATCCTGCCATGGTCGCTTATGTGATGTTGCTTGTATCATTTCCACTGCAAATGACAACGTGGCCACCAGTAAGTGAAATAACAGGTTATGAATTATCATTATGGGATATCTTTAATGTTATTTTTGCAGGCGTGACCTTAGACGGTCATACCGCACATCAGTTGATGCAAAATATTGACGGTATCACGATGGCAACCCCGCTTGATACCTTAAAGACTGGTCTGGCGATGGGTCATACGGTTAGCGAGATCCAAGCCCAAGAACAATTCAGTTGGTTATCAGGTTTAGGCTGGGAATGGATTAATTTAGCCTTCCTCGCTGGCGGTGTTTATTTACTCAGTAAGCGTGCGATCCTGTGGTATATCCCAGTCGGCTTATTAGGTGGGTTATTTGTAATTAGCTTCATTGGTTTCCTATGGGATCCTGATTCGGTAGGTTCGCCAATCTTCCATCTGTTCTCTGGTGCAACCATGTTAGGCGCATTCTTTATTGCCACCGACCCTGTATCAGCATCAACAACACCAAAAGGTCGACTCATCTTCGGCGCATTAATTGGTGTATTAGTTTATGCCATTCGAACTTGGGGCGGTTATCCTGATGCCATGGCGTTTGCAGTATTACTCGCTAACATGTGCGTACCGTTAATAGATTATTACACTCAACCCCGTGTTTACGGTCATAAATAGGAGATCACCATGTTCGTATCAATGAAAAAAAATGGTGTAATACTCGCCTTATTTGCCCTTGCTTGTACCTCGGTCGTGGCAATCACAAATGCGGTAACGAAAGACCGTATTGTAGAACAAGAGCAAATCCAATTACTGAAAATTATTAATCAATTATTACCTGAAGATGGTCATGACAATAATATTTTCCAAAGCTGTAAATTAATGACCAATGAAGCGTTGCTTGGTACATCTGAACCTCAACGTATTTTCACTGCCACCAAGAATAATGAAATCGTTGGTTACGCCATTGAAGGTATTGCACCAAAAGGCTATAGCGGTAATATTAAACTTGTTGTTGGTATTGATACCGTCGGAAAAGTAACGGGTGTACGCATTCTGGGCCACAATGAAACACCAGGTTTGGGTGACAAAGTAGAATACCGCAAGTCTAACTGGTTAGACGACTTTGTTGACCAGACACTCACAGAAGAGAATGCTCACACTTGGGCCGTGACTAAAGATGGCGGTGATTTTGATTCCTTTACTGGTGCCACTATTACACCTAGAGCCGTTGTGAGTTCAGTGAAAGATATCCTCACTTTTTATCAGTCCGCGCAATTTTCAGACTTAACAAGCGCGGCTTCTTGTTGGAGTAAATCATGAGCCAATATCGCGATATAATCTATCAAGGGTTATGGAAAAATAACCCCGGTTTAGTACAAGTATTAGGCCTTTGTCCCCTACTTGCCGTAACAGCAACCGTCACCAATGCGATGGGTTTAGGCTTCGCAACCTTGTTAGTACTTGTGGCATCGAATACGACAATATCTCTGATACGTGAATACGTACCGAAAGAGATCCGTATTCCTATTTTTGTCATGATCATTGCTTCATTTGTAACCACAATACAGTTATTAATGAATGCCTACGTTTATGAACTATATCAATCGCTTGGTATTTTCATTCCGCTGATCGTAACCAACTGTATTATTATTGGTCGTGCTGAAGCATTTGCATCACGTAACAAAGTCTTACCCTCTGCGGCTGATGGTTTGTTTATGGGTCTGGGTTTTGCCAGCGTATTAATTGTACTAGGCGCCATTCGTGAAGTATTAGGTCAAGGTACACTCTTTGACGGCATGGATTTACTGTTAGGTGACTGGGCAAGTGTGTTGCGTATTGAAGTATTTCATGCGGATACTAACTTCTTGTTAGCTATTCTAGCACCGGGGGCATTCATCGGTATGGGCTTCTTAATTGCCATGAAACATGCCATTGATGAACAGCTAGATAAACGCCGTAAAGCACAGCCTGTTAGTGAATCTGATCCAGTTTCAGATACTTAATCAACAGCAAATTAATCAATACAAACAGTCATCAAAACAACTTAAGCCATACTGATTTATGATGATCAGTATGGCTTTTTATACCAATTTCATTAAATAAGTGATTACGATTTATTGTCATTGATATCATATATAGGGTCAAGATATGAACAAGGATAAACGCCGTATTATTTTAGAGCGTCTGCGTGATAATAATCCCCATCCTGAAACTGAGTTAAACTTCTCCTCAGCATTTGAACTACTGGTTGCAGTAACGCTGTCAGCCCAGGCTACAGATGTGAGTGTAAATAAAGCGACTAATAAACTTTTCCCTGTGGCAAATACGCCACAAGCGATCTTTGACTTAGGTGTTGAAGGGCTAAAAACCTATATCAAAACGATTGGCTTATACAACACTAAAGCCAGCAACGTCATTAAAGCCTGTCAGATCTTATTAGAGAAACACAATGGCATTGTGCCCGAGGATCTGGATGCTTTAGTGGAACTACCCGGAGTGGGCAGAAAAACCGCAAATGTGGTATTAAACACAGCATTTGGTTGGCCGACAATCGCTGTTGATACGCATATCTTCCGCGTTTCAAACCGCACTAAATTAGCCATGGGTAAAAACGTTGATCAAGTAGAAGCAAAACTACTGAAAGTGGTGCCAGCCGAATTTAAAGTCGATGTCCACCACTGGCTAATTTTACTCGGTCGTTATACCTGTATCGCCCGAAAACCACGCTGTGGCTCTTGTCTGATTGAGGATCTGTGTGAATACAAAGACAAAATATACCCTGAAGAGTAGTTTGAGTCTTAATAAGAACAGTTTGGGTATGCATACACTGCATTAACGACAAAAGCCGCGTTCAAGTCATTG comes from the Moritella yayanosii genome and includes:
- the rsxC gene encoding electron transport complex subunit RsxC, whose amino-acid sequence is MMSLIEQIKNGKLWRYLGGVHPKENKTQSTSLAITTASIPKHLIIPVKQHIGQGGQVIVASGDRVLKGQPLTASDSFMTVPVHAPTSGTIEHIAQYPSTHPSVTPAIAIKLVCDQEDQAIPPQPALDYKQLSTSELQQHISQAGVAGMGGAGFPTAVKLNDRQPIEFLLINAAECEPYITSDDVLMRERADDIIQGIEILRHMIKPTLCVIGIEDNKPDAAQALETAIKTLNLSDDIIVRKVPTKYPNGGEKQLIQMLTGKEISKGQIPAQSGIVMQNVGTVYAVKQAIIDRQPLLSRIVTLTGKAFPQPRNVQALIGTPISALLSEFECDETKAAAIIYGGPMMGFTLPHTQFSLTKTGNCILTPVKDEIPQVREADACIRCGECSEVCPVDLLPQQLHWYSQAKDVKKLNDYNLMDCIECGACSYVCPSQIPLVHQYRIAKVEVRANDAELAAAAIAKERFEKRNERLALEKAQREQRQKEAAEKRRAAATATTGEDPVKAAMDRIKKSKAAEQTPANGQVSKGSAVADAIARAKAKKAAAASTDTAVPDTPLPNNAAVIAERKARKAAAKAKREAEGSEPVPTATSPAIEAKKAAVAEAIARAKAKKAAAQSPQSETTETATDTSAPAIDAKKAAVAAAIARAKAKKAAAQSPQSEATETATDTPAPAIDVKKAAVAAAIARAKAKKAAVKETQSTQEKTTEVADSAAPAVDNKKAAIAAAIAKAKAKKLAQLGDK
- the rsxD gene encoding electron transport complex subunit RsxD — its product is MAFRLASSPHNHSGSSTSNLMRTVILATIPGIAAQWYFFGAGNLIHIVLACLAAIITEAVFLKIRKQPILNRVQDNSALLTGLLIGISIPGFAPWWISVMGAVFAIGIAKQLYGGLGQNIFNPAMVAYVMLLVSFPLQMTTWPPVSEITGYELSLWDIFNVIFAGVTLDGHTAHQLMQNIDGITMATPLDTLKTGLAMGHTVSEIQAQEQFSWLSGLGWEWINLAFLAGGVYLLSKRAILWYIPVGLLGGLFVISFIGFLWDPDSVGSPIFHLFSGATMLGAFFIATDPVSASTTPKGRLIFGALIGVLVYAIRTWGGYPDAMAFAVLLANMCVPLIDYYTQPRVYGHK
- the rsxG gene encoding electron transport complex subunit RsxG, whose product is MFVSMKKNGVILALFALACTSVVAITNAVTKDRIVEQEQIQLLKIINQLLPEDGHDNNIFQSCKLMTNEALLGTSEPQRIFTATKNNEIVGYAIEGIAPKGYSGNIKLVVGIDTVGKVTGVRILGHNETPGLGDKVEYRKSNWLDDFVDQTLTEENAHTWAVTKDGGDFDSFTGATITPRAVVSSVKDILTFYQSAQFSDLTSAASCWSKS
- a CDS encoding electron transport complex subunit E, with product MSQYRDIIYQGLWKNNPGLVQVLGLCPLLAVTATVTNAMGLGFATLLVLVASNTTISLIREYVPKEIRIPIFVMIIASFVTTIQLLMNAYVYELYQSLGIFIPLIVTNCIIIGRAEAFASRNKVLPSAADGLFMGLGFASVLIVLGAIREVLGQGTLFDGMDLLLGDWASVLRIEVFHADTNFLLAILAPGAFIGMGFLIAMKHAIDEQLDKRRKAQPVSESDPVSDT
- the nth gene encoding endonuclease III — protein: MNKDKRRIILERLRDNNPHPETELNFSSAFELLVAVTLSAQATDVSVNKATNKLFPVANTPQAIFDLGVEGLKTYIKTIGLYNTKASNVIKACQILLEKHNGIVPEDLDALVELPGVGRKTANVVLNTAFGWPTIAVDTHIFRVSNRTKLAMGKNVDQVEAKLLKVVPAEFKVDVHHWLILLGRYTCIARKPRCGSCLIEDLCEYKDKIYPEE